The Streptomyces sp. NBC_00691 genome has a segment encoding these proteins:
- a CDS encoding arylamine N-acetyltransferase family protein — protein sequence MTTRPTASVPSESPVPSGAPVPSDPFVPTAGDVRAYLRRIDAERPDRADAEGLRELHLRHLRTVPFENLSIHLGEDIVLEEKALLDKVIGAHRGGFCYEINTAFAVLLRGLGYRVSLLQARVFGPEGRVGIPYDHMALLVETVDGERWLADVGFGDHSHFPLRYEDRSDQADPGGVFRLVDTAEGDVDVLRDGKPQYRVELRPRGLADFTAGAWYHRTSPDSHFPRSLVCSLLTEEGRITLSDRKLITRAGSERDERILDGEDEVRGAYRELFGIELDALPVVRGGISDSNPR from the coding sequence ATGACCACGCGACCGACAGCTTCCGTCCCCTCCGAGTCCCCCGTACCTTCCGGGGCTCCCGTCCCGTCCGACCCCTTCGTCCCCACAGCGGGGGACGTCCGGGCCTACCTGCGGCGCATCGACGCGGAACGGCCGGACCGCGCGGACGCCGAAGGGCTGCGCGAGCTGCATCTGCGCCATCTGCGGACCGTGCCGTTCGAGAACCTCTCGATCCACCTCGGAGAGGACATCGTCCTGGAGGAGAAGGCGCTGCTCGACAAGGTGATCGGCGCGCACAGGGGAGGGTTCTGCTATGAGATCAACACGGCCTTCGCCGTGCTGCTCCGGGGGCTCGGCTACCGGGTGTCGCTGCTCCAGGCGCGGGTGTTCGGGCCGGAGGGGAGGGTGGGCATCCCGTACGACCACATGGCGCTGCTCGTGGAGACGGTGGACGGGGAGCGGTGGCTCGCCGACGTCGGCTTCGGCGACCACAGTCACTTCCCGCTCCGTTACGAGGACCGAAGTGACCAGGCGGACCCGGGTGGTGTCTTCCGGCTCGTGGACACCGCCGAGGGTGACGTGGACGTGCTGCGGGACGGGAAGCCGCAGTACCGCGTGGAGCTCCGGCCGCGTGGGCTCGCCGACTTCACGGCCGGCGCCTGGTACCACCGGACCTCACCCGACTCGCACTTCCCGCGGAGCCTCGTCTGCTCCCTGCTCACCGAGGAGGGCCGGATCACCCTCAGCGACCGGAAGCTGATCACGCGGGCCGGGAGCGAGCGCGACGAGCGGATCCTCGACGGCGAGGACGAGGTGCGGGGCGCGTACCGGGAGCTGTTCGGGATCGAGCTCGACGCCCTGCCGGTCGTCCGTGGCGGAATTTCCGATTCGAACCCTCGGTAA
- the hemW gene encoding radical SAM family heme chaperone HemW, which produces MGLMPSVLPDGESVPDDGALPPHALEGAGERPLGFYLHVPYCATRCGYCDFNTYTASELRGTGGVLASRDNYAEQVVEEIRLARKVLGDDPRPVRTVFVGGGTPTLLAAGDLVRMLAAVREEFGLADDAEVTTEANPDSVNPAYLAELRAGGFNRISFGMQSARQHVLKILDRTHTPGRPEACVGEARAAGFEHVNLDLIYGTPGETDDDWRASLDAAIGAGPDHVSAYALIVEEGTQLARRIRRGEVPMTDDDVHADRYLIAEDVLSGAGFEWYEVSNWATSEAGRCLHNELYWRGADWWGAGPGAHSHVGGVRWWNVKHPGAYAAALAGGKTPGAGRELLSDEDRRVERILLELRLKEGVELSLLKPAGLASAAKALTDGLLAPEPYETGRAVLTLRGRLLADAVVRDLVD; this is translated from the coding sequence ATGGGGCTCATGCCTTCCGTACTGCCCGATGGTGAGTCCGTTCCCGACGACGGGGCGCTGCCCCCGCACGCCCTCGAAGGGGCGGGGGAGCGGCCGCTCGGGTTCTATCTGCACGTGCCGTACTGCGCGACGCGCTGCGGATACTGCGACTTCAACACCTACACGGCCAGCGAGCTGCGGGGGACCGGCGGCGTGCTCGCCTCCCGGGACAACTACGCCGAGCAGGTCGTCGAGGAGATCCGGCTCGCCCGCAAGGTCCTCGGGGACGACCCGCGGCCGGTGCGGACCGTCTTCGTGGGCGGCGGCACGCCCACGCTGCTCGCCGCCGGTGATCTCGTACGGATGCTGGCCGCCGTCCGCGAGGAGTTCGGGCTCGCCGACGACGCCGAGGTGACGACCGAGGCCAACCCGGACTCCGTGAACCCGGCCTATCTGGCGGAGCTGCGGGCCGGCGGGTTCAACCGGATCTCCTTCGGCATGCAGAGCGCCAGACAGCACGTCCTGAAGATCCTCGACCGGACGCACACCCCGGGCCGCCCCGAGGCCTGCGTCGGTGAGGCGCGGGCCGCCGGGTTCGAGCACGTCAACCTCGACCTGATCTACGGCACCCCCGGCGAGACCGACGACGACTGGCGGGCCTCGCTCGACGCGGCCATCGGCGCCGGACCCGACCACGTCAGCGCCTACGCGCTGATCGTCGAGGAGGGGACGCAGCTCGCGCGGCGCATCCGGCGCGGCGAGGTCCCCATGACCGACGACGACGTCCACGCCGACCGGTACCTGATCGCCGAGGACGTTCTCTCCGGCGCCGGCTTCGAGTGGTACGAGGTCTCCAACTGGGCCACCTCCGAGGCCGGGCGCTGTCTCCACAACGAGCTGTACTGGCGCGGGGCCGACTGGTGGGGCGCGGGCCCCGGCGCCCACAGCCACGTCGGCGGCGTCCGCTGGTGGAACGTGAAGCATCCGGGGGCGTACGCGGCGGCGCTGGCCGGCGGGAAGACCCCGGGCGCCGGCCGGGAGCTGCTGTCCGACGAGGACCGGCGGGTGGAGCGGATCCTCCTGGAGCTGCGGCTCAAGGAGGGCGTCGAACTGTCCCTCCTCAAGCCGGCGGGCCTCGCGTCGGCCGCCAAGGCCCTGACCGACGGGCTCCTCGCCCCGGAGCCCTACGAGACGGGCCGCGCCGTGCTGACCCTGCGGGGCCGACTGCTCGCCGACGCGGTGGTGCGGGACCTGGTGGACTAG
- the lepA gene encoding translation elongation factor 4 has product MPATPTNVPEPSRTDPALIRNFCIIAHIDHGKSTLADRMLQLTGVVDQRQMRAQYLDRMDIERERGITIKSQAVRLPWAPTEGPGQGDTHILNMIDTPGHVDFTYEVSRSLAACEGTVLLVDAAQGIEAQTLANLYLAMENDLTIVPVLNKIDLPAAQPEKFSEELANLIGCQPEDVLKVSAKTGVGVDALLDRVVRDVPAPVGVADAPARAMIFDSVYDSYRGVVTYVRVVDGQLNKRERIKMMSTGATHELLEIGVSSPEMTPSDGLGVGEVGYLITGVKDVRQSKVGDTITSLNKGATEALGGYKDPKPMVFSGLYPLDGSEYPDLREALDKLQLNDAALVYEPETSAALGFGFRVGFLGLLHLDVIRERLEREFGLDLIATAPNVVYRVVMEDGSEHTVTNPSEFPEGKIDDVYEPVVRATILAPSEFIGAIMELCQTRRGTLIGMDYLSEDRVEIRYTLPLAEIVFDFFDQLKSKTRGYASLDYEPTGEQASSLVKVDILLHGDKVDAFSAVTHKDAAYAYGVRLVAKLRELIPRQAFEVPIQAAIGSRVIARETIRAIRKDVLAKCYGGDISRKRKLLEKQKEGKKRMKMVGSVEVPQEAFIAVLSSDESSGKKK; this is encoded by the coding sequence GTGCCCGCGACTCCTACCAACGTGCCCGAGCCGAGCCGTACCGACCCGGCTCTGATCCGCAACTTCTGCATCATCGCGCACATCGACCACGGCAAGTCCACGCTCGCCGACCGGATGCTCCAGCTGACCGGTGTGGTCGACCAGCGGCAGATGCGTGCCCAGTACCTCGACCGCATGGACATCGAGCGGGAGCGCGGCATCACGATCAAGTCCCAGGCGGTCCGGCTGCCGTGGGCGCCGACCGAGGGGCCGGGTCAGGGCGACACGCACATCCTGAACATGATCGACACTCCTGGGCACGTCGACTTCACCTATGAGGTGTCCCGGTCGCTGGCCGCCTGTGAGGGCACGGTCCTGCTGGTCGACGCGGCCCAGGGCATCGAGGCGCAGACGCTGGCCAACCTCTACCTGGCCATGGAGAACGACCTCACGATCGTTCCCGTGCTGAACAAGATCGACCTGCCGGCCGCCCAGCCGGAGAAGTTCTCCGAGGAGCTGGCCAACCTCATCGGCTGCCAGCCGGAGGACGTCCTCAAGGTCTCCGCGAAGACCGGCGTCGGGGTCGACGCGCTGCTGGACCGGGTCGTCCGGGACGTTCCCGCCCCGGTCGGTGTCGCCGACGCGCCCGCCCGCGCGATGATCTTCGACTCGGTGTACGACTCGTACCGCGGTGTCGTGACCTATGTGCGTGTGGTCGACGGGCAGCTCAACAAGCGCGAGCGCATCAAGATGATGTCGACCGGCGCCACCCACGAGCTGCTCGAGATCGGTGTCTCCTCTCCCGAGATGACGCCGTCCGACGGTCTCGGCGTCGGTGAGGTGGGCTACCTCATCACCGGTGTGAAGGACGTCCGCCAGTCCAAGGTCGGTGACACGATCACCTCCCTGAACAAGGGCGCCACCGAGGCCCTCGGCGGTTACAAGGACCCGAAGCCGATGGTCTTCTCGGGGCTGTACCCGCTGGACGGCTCCGAGTACCCGGACCTCCGCGAGGCCCTCGACAAGCTGCAGCTCAACGACGCCGCGCTGGTCTACGAGCCGGAGACCTCCGCCGCGCTCGGCTTCGGCTTCCGCGTCGGCTTCCTCGGTCTGCTCCACCTCGACGTGATCCGTGAGCGGCTGGAGCGCGAGTTCGGGCTCGACCTCATCGCCACCGCCCCCAACGTGGTCTACCGCGTGGTCATGGAGGACGGCAGCGAGCACACGGTCACCAACCCGAGCGAGTTCCCCGAGGGCAAGATCGACGATGTGTACGAGCCCGTCGTACGCGCCACGATCCTCGCTCCGAGCGAGTTCATCGGCGCGATCATGGAGCTGTGCCAGACCCGTCGCGGCACCCTGATCGGCATGGACTACCTCTCCGAGGACCGGGTCGAGATCCGCTACACCCTGCCCCTCGCCGAGATCGTCTTCGACTTCTTCGACCAGCTGAAGTCCAAGACGCGCGGGTACGCCTCCCTCGACTACGAGCCCACCGGCGAGCAGGCCTCCAGCCTGGTCAAGGTCGACATCCTGCTGCACGGCGACAAGGTCGACGCCTTCTCGGCCGTCACCCACAAGGACGCCGCGTACGCCTACGGTGTGCGGCTCGTCGCCAAGCTGCGCGAGCTCATCCCGCGGCAGGCCTTCGAGGTGCCGATCCAGGCCGCGATCGGCTCCCGGGTGATCGCCCGCGAGACCATCCGCGCCATCCGCAAGGACGTCCTCGCCAAGTGCTACGGCGGTGACATCTCCCGTAAGCGGAAGCTGCTCGAGAAGCAGAAGGAAGGCAAGAAGCGCATGAAGATGGTCGGCTCGGTGGAGGTGCCCCAGGAGGCCTTCATCGCCGTTCTGTCGAGCGACGAGTCCTCCGGCAAGAAGAAGTAG
- a CDS encoding AMP-dependent synthetase/ligase — protein MSDTQTQIENRPPSVASLFLERVERTPDAEAYRYPVPAASGAGPDDWKSLSWGQAAERVYAIAAGLVDLGVESEERVALASSTRVEWILADLGVMCAGAATTTVYPQTNAEESAFILSDSESRVLIAEDAAQLAKAVERRAELPNLRHVVVIDATGVESDGEFVLTLAELEARGKGYLVEHPEAVKERVAAITATQLATLIYTSGTTGRPKGVRLPHDNWSYMAKAIAATGLVTQADVQYLWLPLAHVFGKVLTSGQIEVGHVTAVDGRVDKIIENLPVVQPTYMAAVPRIFEKVYNGVAAKARAAGGAKYKIFQWAAGVSREYAKATQDNFRRTGTASAPFGLTAKHKVADALVYAKIREAFGGNLRACISGSAALAPEIGYFFAGAGIHILEGYGLTETSAASFVNPGEAYRTGTVGKPLPGTEVRIADDGEILLRGPGVMEGYHGLPEKTNEVLESDGWFHTGDIGELSADGYLRITDRKKDLIKTSGGKYIAPAEVEGQFKAVCPFVSNILVHGADRNFCTALIALDEPTLLGWAADRGLAGASYAEVVADPKTVAMVQGYVDRLNEGLQRWQTIKKFRLLPRDLDIEHGELTPSLKLKRPVVEREYKALIEEMYAGSRES, from the coding sequence GTGAGCGACACACAGACCCAGATCGAGAACCGGCCGCCCTCCGTGGCGTCCCTCTTCCTTGAGCGCGTCGAGCGGACTCCGGATGCGGAGGCGTACCGCTACCCGGTGCCCGCCGCCTCCGGTGCCGGTCCCGACGACTGGAAGTCGCTCAGCTGGGGGCAGGCCGCCGAACGGGTCTACGCGATCGCCGCCGGCCTCGTCGACCTCGGTGTCGAGTCCGAGGAGCGGGTCGCCCTCGCCTCCTCCACCCGGGTCGAGTGGATCCTCGCCGACCTCGGCGTCATGTGCGCGGGCGCCGCGACCACCACGGTCTACCCGCAGACCAACGCCGAGGAGTCGGCGTTCATCCTCTCCGACTCCGAGTCGCGGGTCCTCATCGCCGAGGACGCGGCCCAGCTGGCGAAGGCCGTCGAGCGCCGCGCCGAACTGCCGAACCTCCGCCACGTCGTCGTCATCGACGCCACCGGGGTGGAGAGCGACGGCGAGTTCGTCCTCACGCTCGCCGAGCTGGAGGCGCGCGGCAAGGGCTACCTGGTGGAGCACCCCGAGGCGGTCAAGGAGCGGGTCGCGGCGATCACCGCCACGCAGCTCGCCACCCTCATCTACACCTCGGGCACCACGGGCCGCCCCAAGGGCGTCCGTCTCCCGCACGACAACTGGTCGTACATGGCCAAGGCCATCGCCGCCACCGGTCTCGTCACCCAGGCCGACGTCCAGTACCTGTGGCTGCCGCTCGCCCACGTCTTCGGCAAGGTCCTCACCTCCGGCCAGATCGAGGTCGGGCACGTCACCGCCGTCGACGGCCGCGTCGACAAGATCATCGAGAACCTGCCGGTCGTCCAGCCGACCTACATGGCGGCCGTGCCCCGCATCTTCGAGAAGGTCTACAACGGCGTCGCCGCCAAGGCCCGTGCCGCCGGCGGAGCCAAGTACAAGATCTTCCAGTGGGCGGCCGGCGTCTCCCGCGAGTACGCCAAGGCCACCCAGGACAACTTCCGCCGCACCGGGACCGCCTCCGCGCCCTTCGGCCTCACCGCCAAGCACAAGGTCGCCGACGCCCTCGTCTACGCCAAGATCCGCGAGGCCTTCGGCGGGAACCTGCGCGCGTGCATCTCCGGCTCCGCCGCGCTCGCTCCCGAGATCGGCTACTTCTTCGCCGGCGCCGGCATCCACATCCTGGAGGGCTACGGACTCACCGAGACGTCCGCCGCCTCCTTCGTCAACCCGGGAGAGGCCTACCGCACCGGCACCGTCGGCAAGCCGCTCCCCGGCACCGAGGTCCGGATCGCCGACGACGGCGAGATCCTGCTGCGCGGCCCCGGCGTCATGGAGGGCTACCACGGCCTGCCGGAGAAGACGAACGAGGTCCTGGAGTCCGACGGCTGGTTCCACACCGGTGACATCGGCGAGCTGTCCGCCGACGGCTACCTGCGGATCACCGACCGCAAGAAGGACCTGATCAAGACGTCCGGCGGCAAGTACATCGCGCCCGCCGAGGTCGAGGGCCAGTTCAAGGCCGTCTGCCCGTTCGTCTCGAACATCCTCGTCCACGGCGCCGACCGGAACTTCTGCACCGCGCTGATCGCCCTCGACGAGCCCACCCTCCTCGGCTGGGCCGCCGACCGCGGACTCGCGGGCGCGTCGTACGCCGAGGTCGTCGCCGACCCGAAGACCGTCGCGATGGTCCAGGGCTACGTCGACCGCCTCAACGAGGGCCTCCAGCGCTGGCAGACGATCAAGAAGTTCCGCCTGCTGCCCCGTGACCTCGACATCGAGCACGGCGAGCTGACCCCGTCCCTGAAGCTGAAGCGGCCGGTGGTGGAGCGCGAGTACAAGGCGCTCATCGAGGAGATGTACGCGGGGTCGCGGGAGTCCTGA
- the rpsT gene encoding 30S ribosomal protein S20, protein MANIKSQIKRNKTNEKARLRNKAVKSSLKTAIRKAREAVAAGDVEKATVASRAAARALDKAVSKGVIHKNAAANKKSALATKVAALQG, encoded by the coding sequence GTGGCGAACATCAAGTCCCAGATCAAGCGGAACAAGACGAACGAGAAGGCGCGCCTGCGCAACAAGGCCGTCAAGTCCTCGCTCAAGACCGCGATCCGCAAGGCCCGCGAGGCCGTCGCCGCGGGTGACGTCGAGAAGGCCACCGTGGCTTCCCGCGCCGCCGCCCGCGCGCTCGACAAGGCTGTCTCGAAGGGCGTCATCCACAAGAACGCCGCCGCCAACAAGAAGTCGGCGCTGGCCACCAAGGTTGCCGCTCTCCAGGGCTGA
- a CDS encoding IS701 family transposase — protein sequence MITEYAAAQWDVELDDLFLTIGHRFGRVELRRRMRDYVRGLLAPVARKNSWQLAEQAGHRTPDGLQHLLAGSKWEPDDIRDDLQEYVADKLGEADGVLIIDDTGFIKKGTTSAGVQRQYSGTAGRTENCQIGVFAAYATTRGRALVDRELYLPKSWTEDRERCRIARVPDEREFATKGELARHLVLRALASPLPIAWVTADSAYGQDNRFRRLLEQSGVGYVLAVPKSQFSVGCSRIEVLFAQAPDEAWEKTSCGDGAKGPRVYHWAAVRLPAVAEFDYQGEVPHRMRWALARRSVSKPDEIAYYLAYAPLQVTVQELVRVAGTRWAIEECFQAAKNECGLDQYEVRRYVGWYRHITLAMLAHAFLTATACQPREKGAGQMGQPRPSNSQWRRFGDSWQLVVPGPRT from the coding sequence GTGATCACCGAGTATGCCGCCGCGCAGTGGGACGTCGAACTGGACGATCTCTTCCTGACCATCGGGCACCGCTTCGGCCGAGTCGAGCTCCGCCGCCGGATGCGTGACTATGTGCGCGGGCTGCTCGCCCCGGTGGCCCGCAAGAACAGCTGGCAGCTGGCGGAACAGGCCGGCCACCGCACGCCCGACGGCCTGCAGCACCTCCTCGCCGGATCGAAGTGGGAGCCCGACGACATCCGCGACGACCTGCAGGAATACGTTGCCGACAAGCTCGGCGAGGCCGACGGCGTCCTGATCATTGACGACACCGGGTTCATCAAGAAGGGCACCACCTCCGCCGGGGTCCAGCGCCAGTACTCCGGCACCGCCGGCCGGACCGAGAACTGCCAGATCGGCGTCTTCGCCGCCTACGCCACCACCCGCGGCAGGGCCCTGGTCGACCGCGAGCTCTACCTCCCGAAGTCCTGGACCGAGGACCGGGAACGCTGCCGCATCGCAAGGGTCCCCGACGAGCGGGAGTTCGCCACCAAGGGTGAACTGGCCCGGCACCTGGTGCTGCGGGCCCTCGCCTCGCCGCTGCCCATCGCCTGGGTCACCGCGGATTCCGCCTACGGTCAGGACAACCGATTCCGCCGGCTGCTGGAACAGTCGGGTGTCGGCTACGTGCTGGCCGTCCCCAAGTCCCAGTTTAGTGTGGGCTGTTCACGGATCGAGGTTCTGTTCGCGCAGGCTCCGGACGAAGCGTGGGAGAAGACCTCGTGCGGCGACGGCGCGAAGGGACCCCGCGTCTACCACTGGGCAGCGGTGCGGCTGCCGGCCGTCGCGGAGTTCGACTATCAGGGCGAGGTCCCTCACCGGATGCGCTGGGCACTGGCCCGGCGCAGCGTCAGCAAGCCCGACGAGATCGCCTACTACCTCGCCTACGCACCCCTTCAGGTCACCGTCCAGGAACTGGTGCGGGTCGCCGGGACCCGCTGGGCGATCGAGGAGTGCTTCCAGGCCGCGAAGAACGAATGCGGCCTGGACCAGTACGAAGTCCGCCGCTACGTGGGCTGGTATCGGCACATCACTCTGGCCATGCTCGCCCACGCCTTCCTGACCGCCACGGCATGCCAGCCCCGGGAAAAAGGGGCGGGACAGATGGGACAGCCGAGGCCATCGAACTCACAGTGGCGGAGGTTCGGCGACTCCTGGCAGCTTGTCGTGCCCGGCCCCCGCACCTGA
- a CDS encoding YceI family protein, with protein MFDRLFGKRAAGAVRGGPLAGLIVPASAGMLSCRVLDPVHEPVRQAEFVLSDAVGRKVIAGETDPYGTALATVPAGEYRLAITAEGYTPHHGRAVVTEGGHTGLDDVLLQIAPQPPLPEPGDWEIDPTHSQIGFTARHIGLARIHGRFNSFAGVVRIGDRVERSAMRVVIDAASIDTGVRMRDDHLRSGDFLDVGAYPTLEFSSERFTHKGGSRWAVTGALTLHGVSRTVTLDTRYLGLGSGLEGETRCACRATTELHREDFTLTWQALPARGIAAVGSSISIDLDVQIVPKAGRG; from the coding sequence ATGTTCGATCGTCTCTTCGGGAAGCGTGCGGCGGGCGCCGTGCGAGGCGGCCCGCTCGCCGGCCTCATCGTCCCCGCCTCGGCGGGGATGCTGAGCTGCCGGGTGCTCGACCCCGTGCACGAACCGGTCCGGCAGGCCGAGTTCGTCCTCAGCGACGCGGTCGGGCGCAAGGTGATCGCCGGCGAGACCGACCCGTACGGCACGGCGCTCGCGACCGTACCGGCGGGCGAGTACCGGCTCGCGATCACCGCCGAGGGGTACACGCCGCACCACGGCAGGGCCGTCGTCACCGAGGGCGGTCACACCGGCCTCGACGACGTGCTGCTCCAGATCGCCCCGCAGCCCCCGCTCCCCGAGCCCGGCGACTGGGAGATCGACCCGACGCACTCCCAGATCGGCTTCACCGCACGCCACATCGGGCTCGCACGGATCCACGGCCGGTTCAACAGCTTCGCCGGCGTGGTCCGGATCGGTGACCGCGTGGAGCGCTCCGCGATGCGCGTCGTCATCGACGCCGCCTCCATCGACACCGGGGTGCGGATGCGCGACGACCACCTGCGGTCCGGTGACTTCCTCGATGTCGGGGCGTATCCGACGCTGGAGTTCTCCAGCGAGCGCTTCACGCACAAGGGCGGCAGCCGGTGGGCCGTCACCGGGGCGCTCACCCTCCACGGGGTGAGCCGCACGGTCACCCTCGACACCCGGTACCTGGGCCTCGGGAGCGGTCTGGAGGGCGAGACCCGGTGCGCCTGCCGGGCCACCACCGAACTGCACCGGGAGGACTTCACGCTCACCTGGCAGGCGTTGCCGGCACGGGGGATCGCGGCGGTGGGGTCGAGCATCAGCATCGATCTGGACGTGCAGATCGTGCCCAAGGCCGGGCGGGGCTGA
- a CDS encoding Cmx/CmrA family chloramphenicol efflux MFS transporter: MPLPLFLLALAVFAMGTSEFMLAGLLPDIASDLGVTVGSAGLLTSAFAVGMIVGAPLLAALARAWPVRASLLAFVLVFSAAHVLGAVTDGFAVLFATRLVAAFANAGFLAVALTTATRLVPPDRKGRALAVLLSGTTLATVAGVPAGSLLGTLLDWRATFWAVAALCLPAALGVLRGVPARPAREGSAEGPDLRAELARLRHPRLLVVMLLGALVNAATFAGFTFLAPVVTGSAGLGELWVPVALVLFGAGSFAGITLAGRWSDRCPGLVVAVGGPLLLVGWPALAVLAEEPVALLTLVFLQGMASFALGGTLIARVLYEAAGAPTMAGSYATAALNVGAATGPLVAAVTLRAGAGTLGPLWASGLLVLGALLIALPSRRVLSAA; the protein is encoded by the coding sequence ATGCCCCTCCCGCTCTTCCTTCTCGCCCTGGCGGTCTTCGCCATGGGCACCTCGGAATTCATGCTCGCCGGCCTGCTGCCGGACATCGCCTCCGACCTCGGCGTCACGGTCGGCAGCGCGGGCCTGCTCACCTCGGCCTTCGCCGTCGGCATGATCGTCGGTGCGCCGCTCCTGGCCGCGCTCGCCCGCGCCTGGCCGGTACGGGCGAGCCTGCTCGCCTTCGTCCTCGTCTTCTCGGCGGCCCACGTCCTGGGCGCCGTCACGGACGGTTTCGCCGTCCTGTTCGCCACCAGGCTGGTCGCGGCCTTCGCGAACGCCGGCTTCCTCGCCGTGGCCCTGACCACCGCCACCCGGCTCGTACCGCCGGACCGCAAGGGGCGCGCGCTGGCCGTTCTGCTGTCGGGCACGACGCTGGCCACCGTCGCCGGGGTCCCCGCGGGATCGCTGCTCGGCACCCTGCTCGACTGGCGGGCCACGTTCTGGGCCGTCGCCGCTCTCTGCCTGCCCGCGGCCCTCGGCGTCCTCCGGGGCGTCCCGGCACGTCCCGCGCGGGAGGGTTCGGCCGAAGGGCCGGACCTACGCGCGGAACTGGCGCGGCTCAGGCATCCGCGGCTGCTCGTGGTGATGCTGCTCGGCGCCCTGGTGAACGCGGCGACCTTCGCGGGCTTCACCTTCCTGGCGCCCGTCGTCACCGGTTCGGCCGGGCTGGGCGAGCTGTGGGTCCCGGTCGCCCTCGTCCTCTTCGGGGCCGGGTCCTTCGCCGGGATCACTCTCGCGGGGCGGTGGTCCGACCGCTGTCCGGGCCTGGTCGTCGCGGTCGGCGGTCCACTGCTGCTCGTCGGCTGGCCGGCCCTGGCCGTGCTGGCCGAGGAGCCGGTCGCGCTGCTCACCCTGGTGTTCCTGCAGGGCATGGCGTCCTTCGCGCTGGGCGGGACGCTGATCGCGCGGGTCCTCTACGAGGCCGCGGGAGCCCCCACGATGGCCGGCTCCTACGCGACCGCCGCCCTCAACGTCGGAGCCGCCACCGGACCGCTCGTCGCCGCCGTCACCCTCCGGGCCGGAGCGGGGACGCTCGGCCCGCTGTGGGCGAGCGGCCTGCTCGTCCTGGGCGCCCTGCTGATCGCCCTGCCCTCCCGCAGGGTGCTCTCGGCCGCCTAG
- the holA gene encoding DNA polymerase III subunit delta: MATRKTSPDDLLGPVTLAVGQEDLLLDRAVQAVVAAARAADADTDVRDLTPDQLQPGSLAELTSPSLFAERKVLVVRNAHDLSADTVKDVKAYLDDPIEDISLVLLHAGGAKGKGLLDAARKAGAREVACPKTTKPAERLTFVRQEFRTLGRSATPEACQALVDSIGSDLRELASAVAQLTSDVDGTIDEAVVGRYYTGRAEASSFNIADRAVEGRAAEALEALRWSLSTGVAPVLVTSALAQGVRAIGKLSSARGGRPADLARELGMPPWKIDRVRQQMRGWTPDGVSVALRAIAEADAGVKGGGDDPEYALEKAVVAVARAARMRRGG, translated from the coding sequence ATGGCCACCAGAAAGACTTCCCCCGACGACCTCCTCGGCCCCGTGACGCTCGCCGTGGGGCAGGAGGACCTGCTCCTCGACCGTGCCGTCCAGGCGGTGGTGGCGGCCGCGCGGGCCGCCGACGCCGACACGGACGTTCGCGACCTCACGCCCGACCAGCTCCAGCCCGGTTCGCTGGCTGAGCTCACCAGCCCGTCGCTCTTCGCCGAGCGCAAGGTGCTGGTCGTGCGCAACGCCCACGACCTGTCCGCCGACACGGTCAAGGACGTCAAGGCGTACCTCGACGACCCGATCGAGGACATCTCGCTCGTCCTGCTCCACGCCGGGGGCGCGAAGGGCAAGGGACTGCTCGACGCGGCGCGCAAGGCGGGGGCGCGGGAGGTGGCCTGCCCGAAGACGACGAAGCCGGCGGAACGGCTGACGTTCGTGCGGCAGGAGTTCCGGACGCTGGGGCGTTCGGCGACGCCCGAGGCCTGCCAGGCGCTCGTCGACTCCATCGGCAGCGATCTGCGGGAGCTCGCGTCCGCGGTCGCGCAGCTCACGTCCGACGTGGACGGGACGATCGACGAGGCCGTCGTCGGGCGCTACTACACCGGCCGCGCCGAGGCCTCCTCCTTCAACATCGCGGACCGCGCGGTGGAGGGGCGTGCGGCGGAGGCCCTCGAGGCCCTGCGGTGGTCGCTCTCGACCGGGGTCGCACCGGTGCTCGTCACGAGTGCGTTGGCGCAGGGCGTACGGGCGATCGGCAAGCTGTCGTCGGCGCGGGGCGGGCGGCCGGCGGATCTGGCGCGGGAGCTGGGCATGCCGCCGTGGAAGATCGACCGCGTACGACAGCAGATGCGGGGCTGGACCCCGGACGGGGTGTCGGTGGCGCTGCGGGCGATCGCGGAGGCGGACGCGGGGGTGAAGGGCGGCGGGGACGACCCGGAGTACGCCCTGGAGAAGGCGGTGGTCGCGGTGGCTCGGGCGGCGAGGATGCGGCGGGGCGGGTAG